A region of the Syntrophorhabdaceae bacterium genome:
AATTACCAACACATTTTTGGTTTAAAATCGTACTTTATAGCGTATGGTTAAAAATAAATATCCAGGAAAAGGAGGTCCGGTAATGGAAGGAACAGACTTCATTCTTCAAGCGCTGCACAAAGAGGAAAGAATCCAGAGGGACCCTACATACCCCTCATGCATCATCCCGAACTTGCCCGGCATATCGAGAGACCCGGGTATTACCTGAAGTTTGCAGCCACCCTTCCGCGGGATGTCTACCAGTTCGTAGTACTCTCCATAGCTGCCAGGTTCAATAATGAATTTGAGTGGGCGGATCATGTGGGACCGGCACGGCAATCGGGGTTGCCGGAAGATATCATTGAAGCAATAAGAACAAAGCATACGGGGGCCATTACCGGAGGTTATGCTGCCGTTGCAGAAGCGATGGAATACGTCCTCAGTTATAGGTCCATACCCGATAAGCTTCAGCGGGAGCTGGCAGGGATGTATGGCATGGCAGGGGTTATTGAGATCGTGGTCCTCTGCGGCTTTTATCAGCTCATAGGCGAGGTGAATGCGAGCTTTGGTGTGCCCCTGCCGCCTGAGTGCGAGGGAGATCGAGGGCCCGATTGACCTGCATCCCTCCTCATGCCTTCTTCCAGCGGTAGTAGGTCTGCTCCGTTATCCCCATGTGGCGGACAATGTTTGGTACGTTCGGCTCTTTACTCAGGAGTACCTCCACTTCCCCCAGTTTTGTGATGATCTGTTCCGGTTTATTGGGGGCAGGTCAGGTCACGACAATAGCTTTTATTGATCCGTACGGTTTGATCGGATAAGGTTAGCCGCCGTCTGTGTGAAAGTCGGGAACTGAAAAGTAAAACCATTTTTCTTGAGAACACCAGGGACGGCTCTCTGTCCCTCCAGGAAAACACCCGAGAACTCCCCGAGGATACATCTGAGTGCCCACCCCGGTATCGCGGGCATGAGCGGTTTTATTTTGAGCACCTTATTCAAGGCGCCAAACATTTCGCGGTTTGTGACAGGCTCTGGCGACGTAAAATTGACGGGGCCGCTAATGCTTCCATGGACAAGGAGAAAAGAGAAAATCTCAGCAACATCCCTTTCGTGAATCCATGAAAACCATTGTTGCCCGCTGCCCCAAGGTGCACCGAGGTGAAGTTTGACGAGAGGGAGTATCCTCTGAAACGCGCCTCCCTCACGGCCAAGTACTATACCGAAACGACACAGGATAACTCTCACATCAGTTTCTTTTGCAGCTAAAGCAGTTGTTTCCCATGATTGGGCGAGTTGTGCAAGGAATGTGTCGCCCGGTGGTCCAGCTTCATCGACCATTGTATCTTTGCAGTAACCGTAGTATCCTACACCGGAAGCATTGAAAAGATGCGTCACGTTTCCTTGTGCGTACTTCATCGCCTCGACAATATTCTCTGTTGAGCGTATCCTGCTCTCAAAAATCTCTTTTTTTACAGACCTGGTCCATGGACGGAAAATGGAAGTACCGGTAAGATTGATTACCACCTCATGTCCAGCACAATGTTCCTGCCAGTCACCTCGCGCAGACGGGTCACCCCTGACAATGCGAATATTACGCTCAAACTGTTCCGTAGAGGCGGTCGGCCGTACAAGCAAAGTTACCTCATGTCCATACTGCACCAAAGCTCTACGCAGATATCTCCCAAGAAATCCGGTGCCACCCGCTAAAAATATCTTCACCAAACACCTTGTAGTGGATTCCCACCGGCAAGTCCGTGGCGCTAAAAATATACTCGCGTCACCCGTGGGCACCAATTAACGATACCATTCTATATTAAAATTCCGTATAATGAAAATATATTCTATGAGCTTTATTCCCTCTTTTAGGGTACAGATGGACATACACGATGTCCTCTACCTGTCATACCTCACACCGGAGAGAAGGCTTCGACCAGCTATCCCGGATAATTTGCACTTTGCCGTAACCTTTCAGGGCAAAACGATTGTCTCTCTTGTTATCTTCCATAGCAAAAACGTCAGAGCGTCGTTTTTCCCTTTTTTCCGTTTTGATTATGACCAGGCAAATATACGCACCTATGTCCTGGATCCTATAACCGGGAAACCTGCGGTCTTTTTTCTAAAAAGCGGTATTACCTCACCGCTCATTGCCGCTATCACCAGGGTTATGGGAATTCCCTGGCAATCCATATCCATGCGCCTTGATATACAGCATGATAATAATCCACCATATAAATATACGGCGGAAGGAAACTGGGAAGGTGATTTCGATATCCGTTTAAACGAAAACAAGGACCCGCTCATAGATATGGAGCCTTTTCAAACCCCCGAGGAAGCAACCCATTTTCTCACAGGCCCCTCTGTGGGTTTTTACGGGTCATCAGGTGGTGTTATCAGGTTTGAGGTAGAACACTCGGTAATAAGACCCTCAATGGGTAAAATATCGGCAATTGACTTTCCCGTGCTTGTACGTTCCGGACTTCTCACGGATGAGGAATTGTGGTTCCCCCACAGTGCGCTCATTGCTCCCTACGGCTTTTTCAGCGTTTCAATGCCACCGACAAGGGTTTTCGTATGATGGACAAGGTGGAGCCTATGAACATGGTGTTAACGGGTTTCATATCAGGCGCTTTTTCCGGCATTATCATGGGCTTAATCTCACATATTCTTTTCCGGCTCAAGATATTCAAATCGAGCCTCATCGTCGTTGATGGCTCCTTCTTACTCCGAACCCTTAAGTATCACGGCAATCCTCCTCTCATTACTGGGGTAGGTCTTTGTATTCATCTCATGACAAGCGGGGTCTTCGGAGCGTTCTATTTCGTGGCGACCGCATTACTGGGACTCAATGCCGCGGCAGTCAGGTCATTCCCCTTGATAAGTCTTTATGTTGCCATTCTGTGGCTATCTATGCTATTCATTGCCCTTCCCGTAGCAGGGGAAGGCTTTCTCGGTAGAAAATCAGGCCCTCTCTCATGGCTCGAACAGCTCATCCTCCATGGGGTATTTTGTATTTTTTATTTTGCATTCGTCAGAGTATTGTAATGCCTGCTTATAGAGCACAAAACAAAACGGCCAATACAGGATTGATATAGCGTTGCATTCAACGGCACATTTAGGCGGCTTAGTCTCACCGACCGGTGGACTCTTCATCCCTCTGTCAGCATCCGGGTTCGCCATGATGGCCACAACAATTGCTCATGGTCAATATTTTCTTCATGTTGTTCCTGAACAGCAGCCATATCTTTTTAGAGAGCGGCATATCAACATGAAGATTAGTTAAAAACATACCTATACTGGGGCGCCGATGCGGGTGGTTGCAGTCGCGCATGATTCCTCCCAAGCATAATTGTTGCGAAACCACTGAGATAGTCTGACAAAAACCGTACAATGGCAAAGATGAGAAGCCCGCTACCGTTCGCAAATGAAACCCTCGTGCCGATAGCTCGCTTTAGGAACATTTTTTTGTTTATCATCGCGTGGACAACAAGGAACGTGTCCCACTATTGGTCTACCCCCTGATTATACCTAATATAAAAGGCATATACACATCGTGGTTAATTTGCTCCCCCCCTTTTTATTTTGGTAACTTCTTTTCTTTGATTATTATATTCTACTCGGCAAATGTCAATGTGGTTTAAATTGTTTCTTTATGAAAAACTTGATTGCAGGAAGAAGCGGATACTTTCCTGCACCTACAAAGAAACAAGGGTGTTCGTAAGCAGAAATGAGGATTTACAATTGAAAGCGATAACTTCAGGGGCTTAGCTTATGGTGGGATGCGGCCCCTGATGGCCGTTTCGATGTCGAGAATCTGATTGTAGCGAGTCTGGAACATCGTCTTGTCTGTATTCAAATACGCTGCCCGCGGGTCGTCGTGTTCGGTGATGCTGAGCTTCGCATAAAGGTCATGCAAGCCTGTCGCCTCGACGGGCAAGAGCGCGACGACTTTGGTGAAACGCTGAAACTCCGTGACTACCTGACTCTTCTGCTTGTATTGATGTCGCTGGTGGTTAAAGACATGTGTATTCACCACAGCCTCGATCAATCGCCGCATCTTCGCAGCCAACTCCTCCTTCTTCGGTTTAGTTGGTTCACCTGCCGCGGCGAGGATCGCGTTAATGTCGTTCTTCAGGACATCAATCTTCTCGCTGTAATCGGCGACGATGGCACAGTTCTCGAGAACATGCACTGAAAGATGACCGTTGAGGCCTGCTTGATTCAGAGTTGTCTGAAGTTGAACGAAGAACTCCCAGTTGTGCGTCAGAATTATGATCTGTCGGTCTGAGAATTTCAGCGTGAAGTCCCTCAGCCGGGTGCAATAATTCGCAATGTAGTTGTAGTCAAAGCTGGAGATAGGATCGTCGAAGACCAGCACGGACTGCGGGCAAGTCTCTAGTTCGGCGAAGAATAATGCCAGAGCGTGAAGCCGTTGTTCGCCTTCGCTCAAAATACCGTCGATGTCTTTGCCGCCGACTTGTGGGAGAACAGTCACTGTAGCTTGATCACCTTTCCTTGCGAGTTTCACTCCAAATGCGGCCATGTCCTTTTCGGCGAGCGCCTTGTATTCCGCGTCCAACCGCGCTTCAAAATCTAAGACGACCAACTCCTCGTGAGCATCCTTTGCTCTCTCAGTGACACGTTTCAACACCTGTCTGAAAGTGGGGAGCTTGGCATTCCAAAACTGTGACTTATCCGCCATCTTATATGCAGCTTTAAGCGTCTCCAAGCGGTCGGCGACAGCTTGTGCATATTCCAATGGCTCAATTTCGGTGCGCAAAGTCGTCAGCGGCGTCACCAGCGCGTCTCTGCCTTTTGCGGCAGTATCGATAGCCGTTTTCTTCGATTCCAGTTGAGTCATCCAGTTTGTCACTGCCGACTTGAGGGACTCAAGAGCGCCCTTGGCCTCTACCGTCGGTCCTTTGGAGATGCCGCAATTTGTAACAATGAGCACT
Encoded here:
- a CDS encoding TIGR01777 family oxidoreductase, with protein sequence MKIFLAGGTGFLGRYLRRALVQYGHEVTLLVRPTASTEQFERNIRIVRGDPSARGDWQEHCAGHEVVINLTGTSIFRPWTRSVKKEIFESRIRSTENIVEAMKYAQGNVTHLFNASGVGYYGYCKDTMVDEAGPPGDTFLAQLAQSWETTALAAKETDVRVILCRFGIVLGREGGAFQRILPLVKLHLGAPWGSGQQWFSWIHERDVAEIFSFLLVHGSISGPVNFTSPEPVTNREMFGALNKVLKIKPLMPAIPGWALRCILGEFSGVFLEGQRAVPGVLKKNGFTFQFPTFTQTAANLIRSNRTDQ
- a CDS encoding DUF2071 domain-containing protein, giving the protein MDIHDVLYLSYLTPERRLRPAIPDNLHFAVTFQGKTIVSLVIFHSKNVRASFFPFFRFDYDQANIRTYVLDPITGKPAVFFLKSGITSPLIAAITRVMGIPWQSISMRLDIQHDNNPPYKYTAEGNWEGDFDIRLNENKDPLIDMEPFQTPEEATHFLTGPSVGFYGSSGGVIRFEVEHSVIRPSMGKISAIDFPVLVRSGLLTDEELWFPHSALIAPYGFFSVSMPPTRVFV